Within Populus trichocarpa isolate Nisqually-1 chromosome 6, P.trichocarpa_v4.1, whole genome shotgun sequence, the genomic segment CGAAGTGCATgagtgtttcttcttctttttgaggCCCTTAATATAGAGATGGAGCCACAAGTCTCCTTGGACTCTGAGCGACATCTTCATCGAAACAGTTCAATTCAGGTCGGAGATCCTGGTGTAACATCATCTACTCCAGATCGTGTTGAGCCACGGCAGCCAGGTATGTTATgtgcttttaatattttttttatagtttttgttaatttaggtGCTGCTGGAACATACCACGATTTGGGAGTGGTAGTTTTATctgtaattgttaatattatgcTTAACGCAGAGAAAAGACCAACACGGCAATGGGCTGCTTGGACACATCAAGAAGAGGAAAGTTTCTTCAATGCACTACGACAAGTTGGCAAGGCATGTTATTACTGGAATGTgctttggattaaaaaaatttcagttctGTTTTACTCCTTAAGTAACCATCTTGAGCTTTCATTGCAGAACTTTGAGAAAATTACTCGCCATGTTCAAAGTAAAAACAAGGATCAGGTAAGTTGCAACAAGATTTAGATCCAGCTGTTTCGTCTAGTTTTGTTGATGTATTCATCATATTCATTACCacctatttaattttatttccagGTCAGGCATTATTACTATCGTCTTGTGAGGCGTATGAACAAATTGCTGGGCCCAGGATTGTGCCTAGATgcaaaaaactcaaaagatacAAACGCTGCAATGCTCCGATggtaatatttcttatatactgtttgaattgtttttcttttttttaatatgtattataaaTTAGGGAAgtgatacatgaaaaaatagtCAGAAAAAGGAAGCTTGTGATACTATCAACAAATAGATGTCATTATTTTTCTGGTTCTGCATTGGAGCTGATGTAAAGCATTCTGAATCTCTGATACATTAAGTGAATGGTTTTTCTACTGTCTTAATTTCCCATCTTTGTTCAGTGCATCTGGCTTAAAAATCTTTGGGGAATTTGATATAGTGTATAGACCATAATGCCATCATGGATCAAGGATTTGTATCATATCTTGGTAATGATGAGGATTCAGTGTTATGGtttgtcaaaattgatatttttctcttGGACTGCTTCAACTGACAGAGTCTTggattgttttgttttcctggTTCAAATTTCGATTTTTTTATACAGGTGGTCATTATTGGCAAAGTATAGTTGCAAAGCTTCAAAGCTCCATCTAAAACCGCGAAGGTTTAAGATATTTGTAGAAGCACTGGTTAGTGAATTTTGTCTATATTTGCAAAAGTTTGCGCTTTCCTGTTCACGAACTTGATTGATCTACTGGATATGCTCAACTGATTGGTATATGTTTTCCTTGAAGGAAAACCAACTCTTGAAAGATCGAAGGAAGAATGTTAGGAAACGGTCTTCACAAGGGGAAAATGGCTCTCCAACAACTCCTAGCATTATCACAAATCAGAATAGAGCATCTGGGCATGATACTCGAACTGTTaaacttgttcttgttgatagtcaaaacatacaaaaattaGGTGGTGGAAAGGGATCATTGAAGCGCAATGTTAATTTGGGGGTTATCCGTAACAACAATAAAGGAGACTCAACTGCAATGAAACCTGCAAGGCAAAGGCGGAAACCAGGTGATTATTTGTTTGAGCTTATCCTCAGTTTTGAAGATGTTGTATTAGGATTTTACATCAATTCTATACTTTACTTTCCCCCATTTACCATACATACTTTTTATGTCATTCATGAATTTGCTTTAATGTTATTCTAGGCATGATCCTTGAGGTATCTGTACAAAAAGTGGACAACTTGTAATTctcattttttaactttaaatggGATATGTGTTTGGGGTTTGTTCGGAACAATCAGTGCCCCATAAAAGGCAGTGACTTTCTGCAAAATTGCTGAAGAATAGGACTGCCCCTGAATCCTTGCTTTCAAAACCCTACTCAAGTGGGGTTATGACTGAGTGATGGCCATGCTATTGTAACCATTATTCCTAGCTAAAAGCTATGTTTCTCtggtttcttgattttattattaccCTGATTTTTCAAATGATGGATGAATATTGTTTCACTTTGTTTGGTTTGAAATCATGAATTTTTGTGCTGGTCACATTGTTAATTGATTCTCATTGGGTCTAGCCTCATCAGCGGCATACAAAAAATGGGAAAAGGCTGCAATTGCTGGGGTTTCTTTGGTTGCTGATGCTGCCGAGCATTTGGAACGGACAGCCCCTGATAAAGAGTTTGAACATGACCAAGGTATGGCTGGTGGGGCTGATCCTCACCAATTCCTAATCCAAAAATTTGAAAGAACCACCATTTGAAGCGCCATAAGTGATTGTTCTTTCATTTCCAGGGCAAAATGGTCTTGATTCTGTTGAAAACGTTCTGCCCCATTTGCCTGCTTCTTTGCTTCATTATGTTGAAAGCAGTGCACACAATAATATGAAGCTTAAGCTCCAGTTGTTCCCAATTGATGATGGTACTCGTAGAGCCTTAGAAATGGTGAGCACAAAGAGAAACAacgttgatgattttgatgtagaAGTTTTAGTTATCGAGCAGTATTCCGAAAATGTGATTGTATTTTCATTTGGGTGCAGGATAAGCATAATCCACACCTGGAACTCACTCTTAGTACTCGGAAAAAGATATCATCAGTACTGGAACATCTAAATCGGAAATGGGGCAATTCTACTGTTGCATCTGGAGAGCTAATGCTTTTCCCTTACGTAGTTAATAGAGAAAACCTGGTGGGTTATCAGAGATGGACACAGGACTCACTTGTCAGTGCAGCCGATGTATACCTTTCAATTGGCAGCCCTCCAGTGTTTCGCTTGAGGTTTCTTCTATTTCTCGTTCAACTTAAATGCAAATCCTTTGTTAGATCGTACTTTAACTGACATCTGCATTTCAACAAAGGTATGGCTGGTTTTCCAACGCCAACTTTGCTTCTATGACATTGCGAGCACCTTCAACGTATAGTTGCCTTACAGATGGAGGAAATGAGAAAGGGAAGGCTATGGATTCTGTATCCACAACTGAGCCATCAACTGGTGATCAGTTTCTTGAGGATCCCAGTAGGGATTGCCCGACTTCCATGAACAGTAATCATGCTTCTACACCTCATTCTGCAGGAGTGAGCAATGAGACAAATGAGTTTATTGCCATAGGACCCATAAATAATCTTGTCAAGTCCTTTGATCCTGCAGCAAACACATCCTGGCATAGAACAGAGACTGATGATAGGACTAGCACACAACAATTGGAAGATGTGGTAATTGCAAATTCTCATGATTTTAATCCAATTGAATGCTGTCTCAGTTCATGCTACTTCATACCACTTTTTTATTCTGCTATATATACTTGCTGATGCAGCATTCATGTCTCATTCATAAATTGAGGTTTggtcatttagtttttaatacaATCTGTCCGTTGTTGCGTATATCTATCACCTATTATTgacttttgaaatatttcagCCATGACGAATGTCCATACACTATTCCATTTGTGACGTGTACTTTGATTTGTATATATGTAGGATGGCTTGCGATTGAGCAATGTAAATGTGCTGTCTGCTGGGGAGTGGGCTGATAGCCTTACTGATGTTAGCATTGGAGATCTACTATCAGAGTTGCCTCATGAAGCAGATTTTAACTGCGTTGAACCTCCTATTGTTCAAAGCAATCAATGCCTTCAGCAGATCCCATTCAGCTGTGATTCATTTGATGCGGCAATTGCTGCACATATCTCAAGGCATCAAAGCAAAGTGGGATTTGTTTCCTCAGTGACATCCCATACATCTTCAATCTGGGATGGTGAAGAAACATGTGATGCCTTTGCTTTTCAAAGGAATCATTCTCTCCGCAAGGAAGTTACTACATCTGCTGTTGCTTCTCCACAGGTTGGCAAACAGATGGACAGGACAAGCTCAATCGCATCCGGTGCCTTTCTTGAGGTATCCTTAACACTTGTATCATGTTCAAGTGATTCCATTGTCTGGTGGAAGCAAGGgttgattaaatatattatacttCTATTGCAGGAGCTACCTGATTTTGTGGGTCCTATGGATTATCCTACTGGTGAAGACCGTATGTGTCTGTCTGATTTGCAAGTCGTGAACAACCAAGCAAAGAATTTCAATGGGCTAACAGATATCTATTGGGtatgttttttgttcttcattctttcttttccctgtTTTATGCTCTATATCCCCTTTAAGTTGACCGGGTTAGCATTCTGGCGCCAGAAGAAGATGTGTTGTTTCATAAAGAAATTTGTTAGCCCCTGGGAAAATTTAGTTAGATTTTTATAGCTGACATGATTCATGCTATCCACTCTGCAGCCTGACTCGTTAGGGCTATTAGATCTGGATATACCATCCTCCAAATACCATGCTGAAGATTTGATTTTAAGTGATAGCCTTGGTGGTTTGAACCATCTGATAGCCAGCAGCTTGGATGCATTTCAAAATTGCTCCTTTTTTGGGCTGAACAAGAAAGATTCGACTTCAACAGTTGAAGCTCGAGAAACAACCTCATTTTCAGATTTTAAAATCGGCAGCGGGATTTGAATTTCACCATAGAGGATGTCAAGAGATGCTGCCCTTAGAAAACAGGAACTTTGCTAGATTATAACAATTAATTGTTTATGCTCGGCTGACATTGGGAGGAGTGTGTGCTGAGGACCGGTGCAAGCTAAGAAAATTCTGGTTATTCGCCGATCAGCCATTCTCCTGCATCTGTACAAAAATAGGCATGGAATACTTgatccttttctctttcttgacTTGTTTTCTTACTATTCCTGTAAAGCGTTTTCCATAACTGTTGTAAGTGAACAACCTCGGTACATCAAATAACCTCTTTTTATCTCATCACTTCACATTGCTCATGTATTCTTTTCTCTTTCGGTTTTCTTGGATGTATATTGTTAAGGTCTGATGTAATTCTTTCTTCGGATTGCcgtatggtgattttttttttcaataaaaaaatgaatatactTTCCAACGtgagtttttttatgtaaaaaattttcaattacaaattaaaatgtttatctatacatctaattaaataaatcaatatttaattaagaaataattaaaattaagatatttgattatACAACATGGATCATGTTAATaaccttgttttttaaaataatttttttgttcaatcaaaattttatgtgccaataaaaaaaagttgaatgatgaactattctgccaattatcaaactacttgaatgatgaaactgaaaaaaaataatgaaaaaaaaaatatgaatcaatcTGGGTTAACTCGTTAATCACGCGATCATGGGTACATGATTATAATAGACCCATAGAGAGgaaagtgaaggaaaaaaaaaacacgaagatcaattccaaaagaaaaattatgttgaaggatgaaatttttaaaaaaatatcaattttaaaaaag encodes:
- the LOC18100166 gene encoding TSL-kinase interacting protein 1 isoform X2; the protein is MEPQVSLDSERHLHRNSSIQVGDPGVTSSTPDRVEPRQPEKRPTRQWAAWTHQEEESFFNALRQVGKNFEKITRHVQSKNKDQVRHYYYRLVRRMNKLLGPGLCLDAKNSKDTNAAMLRWWSLLAKYSCKASKLHLKPRRFKIFVEALENQLLKDRRKNVRKRSSQGENGSPTTPSIITNQNRASGHDTRTVKLVLVDSQNIQKLGGGKGSLKRNVNLGVIRNNNKGDSTAMKPARQRRKPAAYKKWEKAAIAGVSLVADAAEHLERTAPDKEFEHDQGQNGLDSVENVLPHLPASLLHYVESSAHNNMKLKLQLFPIDDGTRRALEMDKHNPHLELTLSTRKKISSVLEHLNRKWGNSTVASGELMLFPYVVNRENLVGYQRWTQDSLVSAADVYLSIGSPPVFRLRYGWFSNANFASMTLRAPSTYSCLTDGGNEKGKAMDSVSTTEPSTGDQFLEDPSRDCPTSMNSNHASTPHSAGVSNETNEFIAIGPINNLVKSFDPAANTSWHRTETDDRTSTQQLEDVDGLRLSNVNVLSAGEWADSLTDVSIGDLLSELPHEADFNCVEPPIVQSNQCLQQIPFSCDSFDAAIAAHISRHQSKVGFVSSVTSHTSSIWDGEETCDAFAFQRNHSLRKEVTTSAVASPQVGKQMDRTSSIASGAFLEELPDFVGPMDYPTGEDRMCLSDLQVVNNQAKNFNGLTDIYWPDSLGLLDLDIPSSKYHAEDLILSDSLGGLNHLIASSLDAFQNCSFFGLNKKDSTSTVEARETTSFSDFKIGSGI
- the LOC18100166 gene encoding TSL-kinase interacting protein 1 isoform X1; its protein translation is MEPQVSLDSERHLHRNSSIQVGDPGVTSSTPDRVEPRQPEKRPTRQWAAWTHQEEESFFNALRQVGKNFEKITRHVQSKNKDQVRHYYYRLVRRMNKLLGPGLCLDAKNSKDTNAAMLRWWSLLAKYSCKASKLHLKPRRFKIFVEALENQLLKDRRKNVRKRSSQGENGSPTTPSIITNQNRASGHDTRTVKLVLVDSQNIQKLGGGKGSLKRNVNLGVIRNNNKGDSTAMKPARQRRKPASSAAYKKWEKAAIAGVSLVADAAEHLERTAPDKEFEHDQGQNGLDSVENVLPHLPASLLHYVESSAHNNMKLKLQLFPIDDGTRRALEMDKHNPHLELTLSTRKKISSVLEHLNRKWGNSTVASGELMLFPYVVNRENLVGYQRWTQDSLVSAADVYLSIGSPPVFRLRYGWFSNANFASMTLRAPSTYSCLTDGGNEKGKAMDSVSTTEPSTGDQFLEDPSRDCPTSMNSNHASTPHSAGVSNETNEFIAIGPINNLVKSFDPAANTSWHRTETDDRTSTQQLEDVDGLRLSNVNVLSAGEWADSLTDVSIGDLLSELPHEADFNCVEPPIVQSNQCLQQIPFSCDSFDAAIAAHISRHQSKVGFVSSVTSHTSSIWDGEETCDAFAFQRNHSLRKEVTTSAVASPQVGKQMDRTSSIASGAFLEELPDFVGPMDYPTGEDRMCLSDLQVVNNQAKNFNGLTDIYWPDSLGLLDLDIPSSKYHAEDLILSDSLGGLNHLIASSLDAFQNCSFFGLNKKDSTSTVEARETTSFSDFKIGSGI